ATTGACATGACAATTGACATTGACATTGACATTGACATTGACATGACAATTGACATGACAATTGACATTGACATGACAATTGACATTTCCGATAAATACTCACGTGAACAGTGACGAGTCTCAAGGTTTTCCTCCTGAAACCGTGTGCAACGTGCAAAAACAGCTCGTCGGACATTTCCGCACCTAGAACAGCAGTCCAACTGCCGACTCTGTTCAGCTGTATGGAGGTTTCGTTGCCGTCGTTCTTGAATTCGCTGCCCCAGGTATCTGCAGATCTGAGGAGCCAACTGGTGCAGTTGTCGCATTTTCCGTTTTTCCGTAGGTACATCTTGAAAAGCACGCACGCTGTTAGAACTTGTGATTCTCGGGAAAAATAAGTGATATTATCGGACGATATCTCACCAGTACTTTTTCTAATAAGTATGTCCGACGTTCAGATTTTGAAGGCTTTATTGCTTCCCATTCTTCTCCGGAAACTTGATCGGctatatcgaattcatttttttctgtttcgtAGAAAGCTGTAGCGAACGCAGCCACCAAAGTTTCGAAATGACATAGTAAACCTCTCTATAAAAGTAATGAAGAGTATAAACTGAAAATAGAGATTTGCAGTGGCTTACAAAACATTCGGCATCAGTCACTGTGTTATTATACATAACGGCAACATTGCTTCCGTTTTTCAGCGACTTTTTcaatttcctcaagtttttcCTCGATCCCCTGTTCGTGTCCGAGATGGCGTAACACCACTGCGTTTCTGTGTTCACGAGATTCATCAGGTCAACAGCTTCCATGACAGTCTCGACGACTTTTCGGTAAGAAACCACCAGAAAGTTAGAATCTGATTTTCTGGACGATATTGACGCTAGTCTATCGATCAGACTTTGTCCCTTATCTTCGGACTCTAGTTTTTCGAATTTGATTAGAGAGAGGGCAGTGGACTGAGCTGGTACTGGAAGATCTTCCGTCAAAGAAGATGTCACCCTGGCAACCATATCTCTATCTGGTTGAAGTTTCATCAGGATTAATCATGGTTCAATACCTAAGTGTTGAAGTATCTAGATctttgtttttttgaattagCAGTCCATATTTGTCTATTAAAGAATATGGTTAACTCAACAAAATATCTTTTATGAATAAAAATGGACCCAGTTTTCCGTTGTCATCGCATCAACGAAAAACGACACAaccgattttattcatttttcgtttaaaaCTTTCCTCATACTTCGTATAAGgtttcaacgaaaaaaaaatttggaaaagttGCCTAGGAAACTTGTAAAATCAAGGAAACTAAactaaatttaaatttcgcgcgcAAGTGTATGTTGGGTAGTCTACCCTCTACGGTGGTGATGACTTTAAATTTCGGTTACTCACTCAAACTATCGTCGTGGATGAGTACAACAGACCTCCATTTGAAGATCGATGAAGTTCTTAAGTCTAATAAAAGCTGAGGCAATTCTTCTCCTACTTTGGTCAGTGGTATACTGATGGCTTTTCCCATTGGCAATCTTGGACAGTCTGTCTCTGATAATATGGTTTATATTAAGCATTTCTTCGTTTCTGAACGTCAAATCATGATTACTCACCTGATATTGCAATAAAAGGGACGAAATCTCTGTCGGCTCTTTCGAATAAGTTCCAAGTGTTGTAACATGAGGCCACAGTCAGGACACCGGATATGTCTGAGGAAGGACAATAGGACATATTTATCAATAAAAcgtcttacaaaaaaaaaaacatatggGCATTATGATATTCATAAATCTCTTGTGATTATTCACTGGTCTATCAAATGTTATGGTCTGAATCACTGACAGATGAGGCTCTGAACATAGAGATGTTGCGAtaatttagaaataatttttttagaaaAGTGGATGAAGTGCAATACTTAGCGTGATTTATAGAAATCATATAATTCGAACATTTtagctgaaataaaaaattttcaggttTTATCCGATTCTATTCACCCCTTTTGAAGTTGACACCTAGAGACGTGTGGTATTGTATTTTTAGGTTTAATCCTTTGGCTTGCAGATCCCTTGTGATTCGTACAAAATCATCTATGGTGGCTTTGACGTTCTTATGTTCCATTTTCACAAATTCCTCGTCGATAACCACagctaaaaaaaataataagggGATGTGGTTTTGCCAATGTTCGTTTGAAATATCTTAGAAAATCTTgaaaataagtgaaaaaatttattcaaattgaaatcttattaaatattttgtttttgagcCTATAAAACTACAAATACAAATGCAAATTTACCGTTTTTCACTTACCCAAAACAGAAttctcagaaataaaaaattcgcTATCGCTTCTAACCAAAAACAGAACAAAATCGAAAACGATGCACTCAATGAGCGGAAAAAGCATCGGAACTGAGGTAACCTAATTCACAACCCTaaatcattattttgaaaacgaAATATATTTACCGGTCCTAAACCGTGCCGTGTTCTAGATAAAATAGAATAGATTCGTATACAGAATAGTATCCAGTCCAAGGCATGCCTTCAAATGTCATTCATTAAATTTCTATTCACTTTTCTACTTTTATATTAATTGGTTTTTCGATATTGATGAAAATGTGGACGGGAAAATAGATTTCCACTTGTTATTGGGGATGAGAATTCTATATTTGTGAAGTTTTCGGGGATGACTTCATTGTGCGGGGTGAAtttttatgtacagggtgtaacAGAGAATGTGAAAGAATTGTGCGGTAAATCTTTCATCGGGATtaataatttttccaattattattaatttctattaattttaattagattttaaaaaaCCTAAGGACAATCTCCTTTACATAGTGTTCTGCGATTTTAAGTTATGTCATAATTTGAAACTGCTTTCAATTAATATTTTTCTctgaaattttaatttgattTTTGGGAAATTGGAATTAAACTCAagtatttgatgaatttctctATATTTATTACGCAAACATAAACTCTTTCAAAAAGGTGTTCGTGATATCATTTTTACACTCTGAAAACAAATAATTGCAGTCTATGTTCGCCGAGCCCATTTTTTCCGCTGAAGAATAAATATTTCGTTCTGTAGCATCCACTGTCGAAGACGgtctgaaaaatatttaatcaatgaaatttgttttgaagaaatgacagaaatgaattcaaataataaaaataaataaatcagaaGTAGTATATGAACAGATCACGAAGAATTTGGAGCCGAAGTTGAATTTTTCCTGATATTGaagtatataatttttttactcaGTTGAAGGAAATATCGTTTTCAAGTGAcctctcatttttttttaaatactcaCCTCAGCACTACGTCAGCCACTCTCGAAATTAAAGAATGTTTGCTTGCATCTTTAGTGGCATATTCGCAAATCAGCTTCAACAAACAAGATTTTCCATCACCAAAACCATACCTGcgataataaaaataacaaagttgatgtCATTATGATATGGATATACAAATTTTAGAGTACCTTCGTAAGATATCTTCCATAGCATTATATATTCCCTGGCGCAGTGAAGAACGCCCTTCTTTCGCCTCGTACGTTGTGTAGGTTGGATATGAAGTATTGGTCGGTAGTAAATAATATGCCTTTGCTGCACTTCCGATTGTTATAGTTGCATCTTTAAGGTCGACAGGAATTCCAATACCAACCACCATCTATCAATTGGTAATAATGCATTCTTAATTCTTAACAATGAGTATATGagaaattttaggaaaaaaatcactcactTGCACCCAATTGATGCCATCTTTCCATATTATAGGAGGTCTCAACGAGtgggaaataatgaaaaaattgcaaagtAGAACTATGTTCGTGTGTTTCATGGCCGACAGTGtggaattgaaagaaaaacgTTCTTAATTAAATAAGCAACGGTAGAACGGTACAATGTTCATTGTGGTTCCGGACAAATATTtggtatattttctcaattagcACCTCAAGAAGGTATGACTGATTTTTCAAGCTCGAAACATCATAATATTCGATATTTTCTTTTGAATAAAAACCGTTCAAATTTGATGGCCATCATGTTAGCTGTTTCAGCAATATCATGCGGAAAATCCATTTGaaactgaaaattgaaattaattttaaaaaattatctttttttttcttattatggCAACACTTGTACAAAATGTTTAATTTTCTGTGTTCAAGTAACCCACAGACGTAGATCCTTCTGTCTACGCCCACAGAAAGGGaatatttgatgttctgtggtgAACTCGTTCGGTTTTCAGTGTTTTCACCACAGAACAGTAATAATGTTTTCAGCTCTTTGGTTTTCAGCATAGAGAAGGGACTTGTCTCTGGTTGTCAGTATTTCATCCCTTGATTTACTTTATGGTCCACCCTACACCCAATGGGTAAAAAGGGTCAAAatgactatatatatatatatatatatatatatatatttactttATGGTTCtgcttttttcatttcataCTGATTGGATTTAATACGTAAATTGTGGATATTATCATTCGGTCTATAATATGGGTAAAGAATAAATTCGAAAatgttgtatttatatttttattaggCTCGTATACATAGGATGACAATACAATCACAATCGTCAATAAGAACGTAATTGTGATTTGAAATTTCTTACTCTTAATACTACACGGATACTTTATGAAACAAATAAATTATCATGAATGTTTTCAGTAGGTAATCTTGCAGTACTTTcctccataaaaaaaatattattgcaCAAATTGATCACTTCGTCAATTGAATCTTTTACTCTGAAGAAACGTAAGCGATATCTCTGTCAAATAATTGACGTTGCACAATTTCAAGAgtttggaaaaaatcaaagctAATTTCCCACAAGATACATTATTGAAAACGTATTACTTAACTACACTAACTTAGCACAAAAGTCTTGATTCAAACACAAGAATCTTTCACATTAATACTGTCCAATCCATAGCAAAAAAAATCACTGgtcaagaaaaatactctgatGTAGATGCAATTGAAAATAAGACATGGTAAAATGCTCAATACTTCCAATCTTGATTTTGGTAAATAGATGAAAGATTCAGAATAATTTTTCTTGTTTTCCCAAACCCGGATCCCAGCTTTTACAAACAAATTCGAAGTTTTAAAACTAACATACAGCTATTTTAGAATACTAATATTTCAGTACCAAAGCCTATATCCATACTTTACGATCATCATGGTGAATTCATAGGATCATACCTTGAATCATAGGCAGGGCTTTGATCGTAAGAACCGCCCATAGAATATCCAACACCATCTGGACCTGGTGACATCATTGATGTTGGAGTACCATCACCAAATGGAGAAACACCTGCTGCTTTCTTAGCTGCATACAAATTTGCTTCTTCCTGCGCTTTACTTATATTCTTCTTGTACCTAATTCTCTTGTTACCGAACCAATTTGAAACTTGACTGATTGTGATGTTGCACCTACGTGCCAATTCTTCTTTAGCTTCTTCACTAGGATATGGATTTGAAAGGTGGGAATAGAAGTACTCGTTCAAGATTTCTGAAGCCTGCTTACTGAAATTTCTGCGTTTTCTTCTTGCATCCAAAAATCTGGACCTCAGAATCATTACGGCTTCACAAGTCGACTGTTTCAGTTGCACCTGAATCGAACTGAATTTCTTATGGATAATTTGGACCATTCTTTCGATTTCCTTGGGCGTAACAGGTCGAGTACGTGACTGCTCTCTAAGAAGATTCATAACATGATTTGTGAACTCTGTGCAAGCCTGGTTGTATTTTTCTAGTTCCTGTTGATAAATTTGACGAATTTGGGCCAGCTTTGCTCTATAATCGGAGTGTTCTATTGCGCTATC
The window above is part of the Coccinella septempunctata chromosome 8, icCocSept1.1, whole genome shotgun sequence genome. Proteins encoded here:
- the LOC123318702 gene encoding uncharacterized protein LOC123318702, which codes for MKHTNIVLLCNFFIISHSLRPPIIWKDGINWVQMVVGIGIPVDLKDATITIGSAAKAYYLLPTNTSYPTYTTYEAKEGRSSLRQGIYNAMEDILRRYGFGDGKSCLLKLICEYATKDASKHSLISRVADVVLRPSSTVDATERNIYSSAEKMGSANIDCNYLFSECKNDITNTFLKEFMFA
- the LOC123318700 gene encoding homeobox protein extradenticle-like yields the protein MDEQTRMLTHGGLIGSHPYGMNNHNDASNENDGVKQHDILDILQQIMSITDQNLDEAQARKHTLNSHRMKPALFSVLCEIKEKTVLSLRNVQDDDPPDPQLMRLDNMLIAEGVSGPEKNSSQAITGAQSIQSDSAIEHSDYRAKLAQIRQIYQQELEKYNQACTEFTNHVMNLLREQSRTRPVTPKEIERMVQIIHKKFSSIQVQLKQSTCEAVMILRSRFLDARRKRRNFSKQASEILNEYFYSHLSNPYPSEEAKEELARRCNITISQVSNWFGNKRIRYKKNISKAQEEANLYAAKKAAGVSPFGDGTPTSMMSPGPDGVGYSMGGSYDQSPAYDSRYDPMNSP